One Leptospira wolffii serovar Khorat str. Khorat-H2 genomic window, GACCGAAACGAAAGGGGAGCTCTTTTCTCACCTTTTGGATTTCGGAGAATAGCGCGGATCTTTCCTCTTCTTTGGAAAAATCCCTTAATGGCTCGTTCTGAAAAATGGAATGCTTACCGTTATCGCTCATATTGCTTTTCCCGTATCCAGGTATAGGAGTTTTTCCCGATCCTTTTTATTCGCGTTTATGTTTCTTAGAAACCCTTCGTTCGTGGAATTTTCTAGTAGCCTTCGGACCAAATAGGCCATACCGGGGATCACTTCCCCGATAGGAGAATATTCTCTGACTCCTATGCCTAAGGATCGAATCGCCTTCTTGAAGGAATCTCCCATGCCGTAGAGCATTTGAACTTCGAAGAAATCCTTAGGAACGGATCTTTCTTCGGCACCAACTAATGCGGATGCCAGGCTTCTTATATTATGCGAAGCGAATGCGGGACGGATGAAGGGATACGCGTCTAGAAGTATTACGGTACATTCTTCGTAATTTGCGTCCGTCTCGTTTTTTTTCAGGAAGACGGGAGGTTCCCAACCTTTCTGTAAAGCCTGGGTCATTTCGTATTCCCAATAGGCCCCTTTAACCAGGCGGATCGTCAGAGGATATTTTCTTTTTTTAGAATATTCTATGATTCTACGTAAGTCTGTTTGAGAGGACCTTAAATAGGCTTGGATTACGATTCCGAAATGGGGATAGTCCGCGAATTCCGGTTCGGAGAATATTTGCATTGCGGTATCGAGTAGGATCTCCTTCGTCTCGTACTGTTCCATATCCAGATTAATGAATATATTCTTGTTCACAGCCGACTTAAGAATCGGTCTTAATCTTTCTTTTAGGGCGGATACGGAGGAAGAATGGGCTAACGGATCCAATTGAGAATAGAGAGAAGAGCATTTCACGGAAACATTGC contains:
- a CDS encoding proline dehydrogenase family protein, giving the protein MKTSENKKDRPDTHPGNPAENRIIDKGKELFLLSDSFEGGPFSSYKIFSFGLRFMDHRPRLKLQAFRFADLFPSLNSLSLISKYIRLYFLSTPVELPRILLFPLALVLSNPISSALAAWGAKLGIRLVARFFILGTNYKEGRDKILSRYENGVSTTVDILGEAVLSEKEAREYSRKYLELLEGIHSDSELSRIRSENFRNEPVGNVSVKCSSLYSQLDPLAHSSSVSALKERLRPILKSAVNKNIFINLDMEQYETKEILLDTAMQIFSEPEFADYPHFGIVIQAYLRSSQTDLRRIIEYSKKRKYPLTIRLVKGAYWEYEMTQALQKGWEPPVFLKKNETDANYEECTVILLDAYPFIRPAFASHNIRSLASALVGAEERSVPKDFFEVQMLYGMGDSFKKAIRSLGIGVREYSPIGEVIPGMAYLVRRLLENSTNEGFLRNINANKKDREKLLYLDTGKAI